The genome window AatgttgctttttatttttggccATATTCTTATTCAAACTAACTCTAGTTATATTCCCATATAATTTCTGCTTGatagttattttttgtggctcttgtgaattttttctttatatgctTTGTTGAAAATATCTTTTACCAATTATGTTTGCAGCCATTGTCAAGTGCATAAGGACTTGCTAAACATAGAGATGGTCGTTGGGAATGGGCAATTGCCCCAGGTGTCTCACCATCACCAAGATATCAGCATGCAACGGTTGGATtcagtttcttttattttattcttatttttcttagttGAGCATATGTTCAGGGATCATGCTTAATTTTATGATTCTAGGTATTTGTTAATGCAAGGGTCCATGTGTCTGGTGGGGCTCTTGGTGGAGGACGGATGGTTGAAGACACATCAAGTGTTGTAGGTGGGGATCATGGTGCtacttaaatttttagtttgttggttggttctttgtttttttatatgatcTGGATTGTGTGTAAATGggctattatatatttatatcaacTTATTTGTACATGGAGGCAGCATTTAGTGTTATTCtaattgatgttttatttttggattttttttcttctttgtagtATTGGACATTGTTGTTGGTGTTTGGTGTGATACAAAATCTGTTGTTACCAGTCCAAGAACTGGTAGATACAGTGCTGATGTAGTAGGAGGAGATGCTGCAGCTGAGTTGACTCGATGTTGTAGGCACTCGGCTGCTGCTGTTGGTgacctaatttttatttatggtgGTTTACATGGGGGTAAGtcataaatataactttttgtGAATTCATTCTACTGGATTGTATTTCCTGTTTGCTTGGTATCATGTTATATCTTTATCGATGTAGTTGTCACTATTCAGATAATTACTTTGTGCTCCTTACAATATAGcttgaaattcttttttgttatcttttatttataagttctgtactttaaaaaaaaaactaggtcAATTTTGGCGGCTATGACATTGAGTGAACATTCCTCTCATTATGAACTAGTCAATGCAGGACAGAAAAAAAACTTCTAGTATTGAAGGAGCTTTTAAGCTAAAATTGCTAAATAACttgtactttatttttaaagttcttaTTTCGAGCTTTAACTTTTTAAGCCATAAAAGAGCTAGTCCAAACATagcctaagatttcttttaTTGATTTTCTCCAACAACCAAGGTGTGTTTTTCCTTTTGATCAAGTGGATAAATTTTTTGCTCATATTATTGGTTTTCAATAAAAGGCCCCTATTaatagttttcaataaaaaaatttgtgcaTCACAATGACTACGCTTCAGTTGGACTATTCTGGGTCAATAGGTTAATGATTGTATTGGGCATGGTTGTTGATGCAAAAGATGTCCAATCAAAACCATAACCAGCTTGTTTTCTTAGTTTGCATACACTTGGTGCATTGTTGACATCTTTGAGCAAATTTTTGTTGATTATCCAGCATCCACATTTTTCTAAATGTCtcatttgattttcaatttttttttcattgcatCCTTTCTTGTCTCATTTTTCCTATTCTAATCTACCATAGCAGTGGTTCTTGTCCCATTTTTCCTATTCTAATCTACCAAGAAGAaaaagactccattgatgaagaagattcaaggcctacaagctccacatggagctacatcatgtggtatcagagcatcttcgtctatgtgatgttcttttgcttcctctatctttttgttcaatcaattcactttaattccttgttcttcatcttattctccatgtatatccttcaTTGTCTTGTTGTTTGGTGATGTTTAGagtatattcaaaaaaataacccaattaaatcttagatctacacttgttcttgcatttttatggttcaaattttatagatctactcttgaatcatgtttttgtgttgattttaggttctatcatttttcagtcataatcttcttgtgctgaacctttagatctaaattttctttcaaaatattgattagaaaaaaaaacacaaaaatctaagtgtaaatcacttaatccatgttgtcttagagtcatgtttaatcataataattgtcacattatattctgagtttgtgttgaatttatattttgttgattgaattctagataaatttattcatgtattcttgtcattcttatcctatcttttgaattttgagtctaattcatgcatgttatttaattcataatatgttctaaatcaattcctagaagtagtcttgtagttgaactttttttttgttttctaagtttcctacatgatgactatgatgaagttgagttgtggtgctgagttgtggctggacttgtgaatcaaaataattcttaaactctcttgaattgtgttattcaagataattgaggataagcaaacacaaattgtaattatccaagtcttaagcaacataaacactactcttgatttctaggttgaaatcgttggtgttggcagcttgaacatacgaacttgtataaattactgagaattggtcactacgaatttttagctgaaatttttactgaatattctagacatctggaacaaaattataaaaaagaagcaagcaatttgaataaaaggaaaaaataggaaaaattacacaagttggcagaaaaatcagtgtccaggaaaaaaaagtgaaagggaagtgtgcttgttgttttggctcaaaatttgttctataattggtgtctattttataccaatcttagttttgaaatttcaattaaaaattagtgtgaaaacaagtgccaaaactagaggtttcttttatctttttttagttttttttactctactctagaatcattctaagtttctctttgagttctagcttgcttttatatgtttttcattgctttaattgttgaataatccttgaaaatttgtcttgttaaaaatctattggtttaactttcatttcatttttttggtccttggttattgcttgtctctttgtttccttgtttgtgagttgccacatagggaattggaaataaggattggtgtcatcccttgaagaatttgagtcaagaagtaaggggccaaccaccttatgagctattggactaagaagcactccaaattgagtgaaacaccacagagagaatagccaccaaaattgaagacttttttttttgtaattttgtaattggcaatttgctttgctttcaaattttgtaacaaaaaggcctttcattggaagtaagttgggagcctccaataggtcactctactttcatttgtgtgtaataattttaagcaattttctcttaggatagtgagtgttttgttgggacccttaaatgaggtcatccaaacacttcaGGATTCGCCtaatttacatttcttgcttactttcatagcttatttcatttACCTTCccttgtcaaaccgcctagataactTTTCTTtaaccaattagtttttaccttatctttcacatctcttttagtgtttattttggctagtttcaaccatagtttcttttaactttttgttttcaaacctccaacaagaaaaaaccacaacttaggaaccaatatgagtcttcattcttcatctagtgttaatggtgaaggttctactcctaaggaccccttgtataagatattagatgagttgagatcccttaatttgtggaaagaaaaacaagagagaaaagaaaaatgaaaaaaaaaaagagtggaagaaataagtcaagatgaaagagaggaagaaagaagaaaaataatgaaagaaatgaaaagagaaaaacatgcctcctatagtagtcataactcttgcaagagcctaagtgaagaacttcatgactattatgaaggaaggcataggttacatcttagacctcactcccataggagagaaaatgaaaaaaaaaagcctcaagagcctaacattaacctcccatacatccatgggaaggacaatgtagaggcttacttagattgggaaataaggatagagcaaaaacttaaaagaaagtctactttaaaatcttatggctctcattcttatccaaagaaagaccaaggtctaggcatcttaggggcaacaccttctaagcccaaagatgataaggggaagacaatagaaaagcaatcccctaaggctagtatgcaagaaaagactagttctataaagtgctttaaatgtatTGGAAGAGGAcatattacttctcaatgccccaccaagaaaaccatgattatgaggagccaagacatttatagtagccaagatgaggctactacttcaccttcctctagtgaaagtgaaaaagcaaaagaggaagaatttagtgaagaaatctacccccaagaagaatgacaacctttaatggttaaggaggagtgtaaggaggtaagtgtctcctccaggaggttagctaagaaggaaatacattttgaaataaagacaaatattaaagaaatttttcctcttagacaacctccacattttctcctttgtagaaagacacttgttagcattaccacacctcttgggcttgagtttattcctcaagtaaaggagttgttggatgagggttcgGTTCGTaaaagcttaaatccttgttCTTTTTTGGtgtccaaaataggtattattaggcaccaaatccctaaaataggtgatatgatgaatgttttgagtgttGCAACCAAGGTTGTCAAACTCGCGATTCTACGTAGAACCGTGGAGGCTCCGTAAACTCGACTCGTTGAATCGAATCGTAAGAatttactcaaataaaaaaaatatattaatattcttttatataaaatcataagtaaatatttcaaccctaaaataaatataaataataaaccttaacaataattcaataaactaaCATAGTTCACAATCCACACTCAATTTAACATAAATTCATACAATACAAAACATaagttcttaaaataaaaacacttaaaaaaaataattcaaatgtcCATCAATCCTCTAATAAAATCATCTCCaatatcaccaccaccaccatcatcttCAAGCTCTTCCTCAGTTGAGAAATGATCTTCAACATTGTCATTCAATACCAAATTGTCAATATCAAATGCATCCAAAGTTGGATCAGTTAAACTTCCCCCAACCAAATCAACATTACTTTCGCTACCACTTTCCCCTAAAGGTTGCTCTTGCTCAACTTGGAGATTGTCTTCATCAAATATATCATCTCCCTCTTCTGTTATCCACTCATCATCAGATTCCATATCTTCAAATGGAAGAGCAACCGTTTTTCTTGTTTGTCTACTTTTGAGCTTCAAGTTGTACATGACATAAACTAagtcattcattttcttttgatgcaAACAATTTCTCCTTTTTGTATGAacctataaataacaaaaagtcAAAGTTTATAACTTAACTAGAGTCTAGAGTataaactaaacaaaaacaaatattaagaaACACAAATAAAGTCATGAAGTTCAATTACCATTTCAAATGAGCTCCAATTACGCTCACATCCAAAAGAACTGCAAGTTAAGCTCAAAACACGAATAGCAAACCACTTTAATTTTGGACATCCATCCCTGAACATTTCCCACCATTCTGCAGGTGGCATAGTCTTCCTAGAGTTTATTGCATTCTCCATAGAAAAAAGACCTATGGCAAAATGAAATTCAAGAAGCTGCCTATTAATTTTGTTCCTTACCCCAACATCCTTTACCAATCTCATCATACAAATAAACAATCCTTCTTTCACTTCtccattatcttttttaaaatcatcTTCAAAATGCAATTGAGGATTAAGATAATATGCAGCTGCATGCAAAGGCCTATAAAGTTGGTTCTCCCACCTCTTATCAATAATTTCCCAAACAGGTTCATAACTAcacagataaataaaataaaataaatttagaattaGGCATAGTCACATAGATAAATAaagtaaactatatttttaatttaaaaaacttacTTTTTCTTCACATTATTGAAGTTACTTTTAATCCTTTCCTTTGCACGATCCATCTCAACATATATGAAACCCATGGTAGGTTGTTGATCAGAATCCACCAATCGAAGGACTACCATAAGAGGGGCAGCAGCTTTGAGGCATATGGATACATTCTTCCAAAATCTATTATCCAAAACTGAATCTTCTACTTTTCTCCCCTCCTGTGAAGTTCCAAACTTACTTTTTTTCCACTCCTCAGAACTGAACAACCTCATCAAAGATGCTTTCATTTCATGGAGACAAGCTAAAGTCAAGTAAGCAGTTGCAAATCTAGTCATACCTGGTCTAACCAAGTCCCTACCATTTGTGTACTTCTCTAGCATGCTAATAAGCATTGTTCTACCATATATATAAGTTGTTATCTTTCTTCCCTTCTTTATAGTAACTTCATGAACCTTCAAATGTTTCTCCAAGTCCTCAAGTATCAGATCAATGCAACGGGCAGCACATGGAGTCCAATACAAATGTGGCCGAGTATGCATCAACAATTCTCCTGCTGCTTTGAAATTCGCAACATTATCAGTAATCACTTGAACTACATTCTCTTCTCCAACAAATTTGACAACATCATCTAACATCTTAAAAACTTTGTCAGTTGTTTTTGAGATGTCAGAAGTGTCTAAGGAATATAGAAATATTGTTCCTTTTGAGCTGTTCaccaaaaaattacaaattgaaCGCCTTTTTTTATCTGTCCACCCATCAGACATTATTGAACAACCAATTCTCTTCCACTCATCCCTAAACTCTTGCAAACTATCATCAGTTTTTTGCACTGCTTGTTTCAATAGCTTTTCTCTAACATCATGATAAGATGGAGGTCTATAGCCAAGTCCATATTTCCCGATCATCTCACACATCTTTAAAAATGCAGGATTTTTGACAGCATTGAATGGAATGAcacttgtataaaaaaattcagcaaCTTGAGCATCAACTAAaggtttctcttttttttcatcaattgaTTCAAAGTTTCTTGAACATTGCCACTTCCACTACTTGCACtaccttcttttccttttgaacCAAAACCCCTTCGTCCCTGTAAGTTGGTTGCCTCCTCTGCCCCCTCAGCactttcttcatcttcatcaataCTATTcaatctcctttttttttcttttgttgcttTAGATTCAGCAACAATTTTCATCATTAGCAATTTGATCTCATCCAGCACCGTAGCACAAGGCTCAGAATCTTCTCTAGTCCCAGCAAGATGGCGCTTGAATCTAAAAACTCAACCACTCACAATCTTTGAACAATACTTGCATTTGACT of Glycine soja cultivar W05 chromosome 1, ASM419377v2, whole genome shotgun sequence contains these proteins:
- the LOC114424052 gene encoding uncharacterized protein LOC114424052 translates to MCEMIGKYGLGYRPPSYHDVREKLLKQAVQKTDDSLQEFRDEWKRIGCSIMSDGWTDKKRRSICNFLVNSSKGTIFLYSLDTSDISKTTDKVFKMLDDVVKFVGEENVVQVITDNVANFKAAGELLMHTRPHLYWTPCAARCIDLILEDLEKHLKVHEVTIKKGRKITTYIYGRTMLISMLEKYTNGRDLVRPGMTRFATAYLTLACLHEMKASLMRLFSSEEWKKSKFGTSQEGRKVEDSVLDNRFWKNVSICLKAAAPLMVVLRLVDSDQQPTMGFIYVEMDRAKERIKSNFNNVKKNYEPVWEIIDKRWENQLYRPLHAAAYYLNPQLHFEDDFKKDNGEVKEGLFICMMRLVKDVGVRNKINRQLLEFHFAIGLFSMENAINSRKTMPPAEWWEMFRDGCPKLKWFAIRVLSLTCSSFGCERNWSSFEMVHTKRRNCLHQKKMNDLVYVMYNLKLKSRQTRKTVALPFEDMESDDEWITEEGDDIFDEDNLQVEQEQPLGESGSESNVDLVGGSLTDPTLDAFDIDNLVLNDNVEDHFSTEEELEDDGGGGDIGDDFIRGLMDI